The following coding sequences are from one Carassius gibelio isolate Cgi1373 ecotype wild population from Czech Republic chromosome B7, carGib1.2-hapl.c, whole genome shotgun sequence window:
- the LOC127961345 gene encoding stabilizer of axonemal microtubules 2-like has protein sequence MTRLCICEMCSCGRHRCKHQPTALYKKGSKTNVLSEYSEKYPAYKGHMRPKSTKPQLQYKAHQGTMEGTTTFRTDYVPYVVTSRPEKQQAKYKPKPGEIDLGTTYKHDFNPYEVQPFVPSRPKEREHTTHAKLDTIPTYKEDFRQWEISRRELTKPDTPYQPPVTKFGNSTTFQDDFIHRGLVPRESYKPPNIARLSDAPFENMTSSKLSYVPHTLEARYIKPPVKYKPNSQPFQDLTTHRQDFQGLPSQPTKSCKPELLKVASNKPFEGSTEFRDHFQQWPVSLRQVRKSVEYMSPTEHMDLTTTSHTDYIKHQIQPFLSVKPFSLPTKSSEPFQGSTTMRDDFQPWAAPRQSMIRKQEEIQRASGKMEDLTTFRAHFIQHEAQPSFSFKPQNAPLRTDAPLQNDTVYRTEFTPKKISVCPASLESPPGFVFDNYDDRGHRFFRKTTSADKIETPKEMVLTS, from the exons ATGACGCGTCTCTGTATCTGTGAGATGTGCAGCTGTGG CCGCCACCGATGTAAACACCAGCCCACGGCCCTGTACAAGAAAGGCAGCAAGACTAATGTGTTGTCAGAGTACTCAGAGAAGTATCCTGCCTATAAAGGGCACATGCGGCCGAAGAGCACCAAGCCCCAACTGCAGTATAAAGCTCATCAGGGTACGATGGAAGGAACAACCACCTTCAG GACAGACTATGTCCCATATGTGGTCACCAGTCGCCCTGAGAAGCAGCAGGCCAAATACAAGCCCAAGCCTGGAGAGATTGACTTAGGAACAACCTATAAACATGACTTCAACCCATATGAAGTGCAACCATTTGTTCCTTCACGTCCGAAAGAGAGAGAACATACCACACATGCAAAACTGGACACCATACCCACCTATAAAG AGGATTTTCGTCAGTGGGAGATCAGCAGACGGGAGTTGACTAAGCCTGACACACCGTATCAACCCCCTGTTACAAAGTTTGGGAATTCCACGACATTCCAGGATGATTTCATCCACCGAGGCCTAGTGCCACGGGAGAGCTACAAGCCCCCAAATATAGCCAGGCTATCCGATGCTCCTTTCGAAAACATGACCAGCAGCAAGCTCTCATACGTTCCACACACTCTAGAAGCCCGGTACATTAAACCGCCAGTAAAATACAAACCCAACAGCCAACCTTTCCAGGACCTCACCACCCATCGACAAGACTTTCAAGGCCTACCGAGTCAGCCGACCAAAAGCTGCAAACCTGAGCTGCTCAAAGTGGCCTCCAACAAGCCTTTCGAGGGCAGCACGGAATTCCGTGACCATTTCCAGCAGTGGCCCGTATCCCTCCGGCAGGTGAGGAAGTCAGTGGAGTACATGAGTCCAACAGAGCACATGGACCTGACTACCACCTCACACACAGACTACATCAAGCACCAAATCCAGCCCTTCCTTTCAGTCAAACCCTTCTCACTTCCCACTAAGTCCTCTGAGCCCTTTCAGGGCAGCACCACCATGAGAGATGACTTCCAGCCGTGGGCGGCTCCCCGTCAAAGTATGATCCGGAAACAAGAAGAAATCCAGCGAGCCAGCGGGAAAATGGAAGATCTGACCACCTTCAGGGCTCATTTCATTCAGCATGAAGCACAGCCTAGTTTCAGCTTCAAGCCCCAAAACGCACCACTGCGGACCGATGCTCCCCTACAGAACGACACCGTGTACCGCACGGAGTTCACACCCAAGAAGATCAGCGTGTGTCCTGCCAGTCTTGAGTCTCCGCCGGGGTTTGTTTTCGATAATTACGATGATCGAGGCCACCGCTTCTTCCGCAAGACGACATCTGCTGACAAGATTGAGACGCCCAAGGAAATGGTCTTGACATCTTAA